The Pagrus major chromosome 1, Pma_NU_1.0 genome includes the window ACCTGGAAAAGTTAGTTTTATCGCTGCAAGAACTACACTACAAGTGTAAGCAGACTGCAGGAACTCACACAAAgcataaatctgtgtgtgtgtgtgttggcaacAGGAGCCGTCAGCAGCTCCAGATAGGGAAGTCACTGGGTAAATATCAAATGTTCATTTCCACACACTTTTTCCTCCGCCTCTATGTGCTGAGCATAGAAATGTGAAGAGATACCATCTAATTTCCACACAGCAGAGCCCGATGTTGGAGGGCGTCCaacaataaaaagtgattttgGAGACAGTATGACTGAGCGCTGATGGGAAATGCCTCAAATTGCAGGAAGCACTTATGATGTTCTGAAGTCAGGTTTCTTGGATAAGCAACAGTGTATGACGCAGGTTCTTTTATCACTTCCACACTCTGCTGCCTGATGAGGTGTTGTTCCTGATTGAGCTGTAAATACCTGCTAAGTTCGTGTTAATAGACATAATGTACTGCTATTAAGATATCAATAATGATgtattcagcagcagcagaaccatCTCAGTTCAATGGGGAACAATGCTAATGCTACGGTCCATTTAGTGGCTAGTTTTCAGCTTTTGAGCAAATCACAtaatcttcatcagcagattcACTTAATTTCACTTGCCATTCTTAAAATGGAACAACTTCACAAGATTAAGTAGACACAAGTGCATTTTAAGTAACAAGCAGATACACGTGAAACaaaacttaaaggataagttcaaccaaaaatgaaaattcagtcattgtctactcaaccaaactgatatgaaaagCTAGTTACAACTTTGATGTGCTTACGAGTTGTGCACCCTCTTCAGACGGTGGTGTGGGCTGAAACTTAGACTTTTCCAGATAGGCTATTACAGTGTGGGAGTTGTACCTGAAATGTagtagttcttttttttttaaatcatttgaaGGAATATTGGTCATTGCGTCAGCTATGAAATGGACGTGGTGATGAGACTTTTGTCTCCACTCTAAGGACAAGAATGATTATTACGGTGTTTGAATGttgtaaaaaaggaaaagaaaacatcacatgaTACCATACAATCAAGgtacaaagtacatttattgtcattttgtaTAACGCGTATAACAAGTGTCTTTATGCTAtattcacagaaaacaaaacacaacagcatattacatttttaaatccatCCACTATATTGCCTTGCCATTCTACAAAACACATTTGGTAAATGTGATGATTGCCTGTTCCTCTTCTGTGGCTCGAGAAACtgtaataatgataaattataATTAGAATCACAGCCACAACTGcacattgttttttaacagctgtacTCTGTCTGCAGCAGCATTGTGGGCTCTTTTCGTTGCTGAATTCTTGTTTGTGTTCTAAATGAAAGCAGCACTGAAAAGGCCTGAGCTGAGCTTCCAGGGCAAGCTGCTGAGGAGGCAGTATGGCTCACCTATAATGGTTAAGTCACTGTTGGTCAATActcttgacacacacacacacacgcacagcagGCTCATGTTACCGTGTCTGAGTCAGCGCAAACAATAGACATCCATTTGGCAGTGGGACAGAGCAGGTTTAATGGTTGTAAACTATTTACCAGttgaatcagagccatagagCTCCTGTCAagaaacaaatgattatttcatACTCTGCCTGTCCCGAGAACACTATATGATGATATACAGTACCTTGCctgcaaagtaaataaataaaatgctgagaTACTTCAAACTGTGTTGAGATAGaggttttaaaatatgaaaaagggCTCAACAAATACATGCACGTGGTTCTCATTTAAAATTTATTCACAGAAGCTGCAATAAATATGCCTGAAGATACTTCacagtaaaaaatatattttaaaagccTTCCAGAGCACTAAATTCAGTGTAATTTAAAGAAATCTCATCTCTGTAGTCCTTTTTCAAATGACTGTGAAGTATGAACATATTTGGCTTTCATAGGAAGAAAAACTTCAGCCATTAAGTCACAAATGTTCAAAAACTGACTACTATACTATAATAACTGACAtgatcattaataataataataaaaaaatccattcaGGCTCAAATCTTGCTGCTTCCTGCCAATGCGGCCTACAGCAGAAGTTGTTTCCTGTCTTTCTATCTAACAACCAAAGGCTTCCAGGAATGGTTCTTTTTCTGTGCACTACAGAAATCACTTTGGTGTGACTCACCATCAACCATCGAGCTGTTTTCTCTGAATTCCCGTGTTTTATGGAGGCGGACAGCAGCACGCAGAGAGAGCTTTCCCATcaataaccgctaactgcttaGTGGCTCGATTCTCGTCTGGTCAATGCGGGATTGCAGAAACTGGAGGGGATGAGGCTGTAATCTACACATCAGTAGATTGTGGATACACTCATGGGGGATCAGATTTATGGCAGTCAGTCTATCTGCATGATGAGCAGAAGCGTTTCTTATCTACAAGGTAAGTCCaataatttatttcacattttgaagggaaaacaaacaagactgtcttttcttatttatttttaatacaaaaaaaaaaatacaaaagacatTTCTTTGACATATCTAAagtcagtgtttaacattttcatcCACTGTCCCAGAAGTTACCAACTACTTTACTGAGGTTTCATCTTTTCTAAATTAAAATCGGAAtcagattataaaaaatatGGAATGACAGAAATGGCAAAATCATTTATTTCCCCTAAGTGGATTCAGACAACTCTAAACTCGTTAGTCCTGGTATGAggctaaaatgtaattttgttctCATTACTTTTGAAGGGCACGACACCAACAGTGGACACAATGGAGAGGTCATTCTTTTGTAAGGATCTGCTGCCCTCAGGTGGTTATAGTTAGAGACTCCACGGCTGAATACTTTAGCAAAGTCTCCTTGTTGTTTCCTGGTTGACCAACAGTTTGCATCAGTGaatttttgttgcattttagcctcaatagatattttatttgaacattaagttcaatgttaaaatgtttaaggAGGAGGGTGTAACTTGTAGCctctaaattaattaaaattaaattgaacATAATTGATTTTGTCAATACTGCCTACTATCACTTCAGGAACATGTTGGGGactattgtattttttatttcattttttttttttttactacaacTCAAGTGCAGCTTTCCATGCGTTTGTTTACACtactttaaaaggtgcactatgtagttttggggaagaaattttaatcaaaagatcttcaatttacttttttttatgcctaaacaaagtaaataaacaaactctttgttttcatgactgaataaactgaataaacaaactgatcttaaaaggacaacacagtttcatattgttgtactttgtttatatttggtggaccctgccacctttccagcttcaaacagtgttctggggaccttattttcctctgagaacagattttttattcagttatggaaaaaaataatatctctgagtttgttttagtacttcattaatattgtaaatataaaattctgagtttaaatttcttctccaaagctacatggtgcccctttaaagcttTTGGGCTTCTATAATTCATGTCAGTAGACACAGAGAATAATGAACAAGGACTCGAGAGTCATCTTTTCTATTAATTGATGTAAATTGTATTTGCACTGTTACAGCCACTGTACTGTTTAAAGTTAAAACTTAATGTTTGTACGTTTCAATTCATTTGCTGCCCCCTACTGACTAGAAGTGGGTGATGTACAGTATACTTAAATACTCCATAGCATACTGACCACACGTGCTATCATATATCAGTTTAAATTATAAcatttgagaagaaattaaacaaCTGGGACAGCCTGACAAACCACAGTTAGCTATTCATTTCAAATTGTACACCAAGCTGTAGCTAACAGTATTTATGCTACAAAGCAAACATGTTAAACCATGTTAAATCTTTCATTTTACCCATAAGAACCCAGACCCGTTTTAGGAGATTTAAAGTGGACATTTAGGACATTTAGTATAGGATGTTTAAAGATTTTAGGACACATAAAGTGTTTATTACAAGTGTGTCACCTTGGGTTCTTATGGGTTAaaataaactgcatttaaaaaaagaacaacttttaaagaaaaaagacaaaacaaacaaacttgtcttattaataataaaacacaaacccaCATTAGATTTTGCCATATTACAACTATTAGTATCAAACCTTCTTCCtcaaaaatgaaacataaaaaatccAGTGCATCTTCAGCTGAAACTACATGTAGTTATCTGACTGATGTCCCTGGGGTGAGTTAACCTTTGGTGTGTATTGAGTGGTTTTGGCAGTTTTTCTGACGCTTGGTCAAGCTACAGTCCCACCACGTGCctgtaaaggaaaaaaataaaaataataatgcatAGTATTTGAATCACATACAACCAAGTGGTTAGCTTATTTACATGAGGTAACAGACATGAACCCATTTTTTGTGCTTCAACAGAGTAAAAGCTTACATACAGCATACTGGGGAGAAAACTACAAGGTTTTCTAACTCACCATGGACTTCAGCTCTCGTCCATCTCCATCACCTGGACCGTACCGACCCATTTTCTTACTGTTCTCAACATATTCCTGGGAAGGGAAAGACAGTTAAAGATCAGTTATTTTACTCTCTTTTATCACAACACTTTTATTCTGGGGGCAATGAAATGTTCAAGAAAATCAATAATGGTAACTAGGAATCCAGTTGTTGGATTCCACCCTGCTTTTTTATCTGAGTTGCCAATGAATTTGGACAAAACGTTCCCCATGGTCACTGTACATGATTCACTGAGCCTATGAGCAAGTACGCCTTGATTTCAGAGTGAAACCATGGGGATGTAACCTGAAGCAGTATGCACTGCAAAATAGAGTAAAACACGAAACAAACCacttggtcaaaataaatcaataaataaaacagacaactAAAGAAAACAATGGGCCTAGAGCAACAACATTATCCCAAACCTCTCTTAATTTTTTCAATGAGGTCTGTTCATAAAACCAGGTAGACCAGAGTCTCTGAATAAATGTCATCGTAAATCCCTCGTTTCGGTATGATGAAGCCACCTGATCATGAGGACGTGTGTCTTCGTGAGATTTGATCATTAGTATTCGTTTGCTCTGTTTAAGGGCAAAAATGTTACCAAAAGAGGAATTTCACACTGCACAGGTCTGCTTTTGGAAATCAGCAAACAAATTTAGCGCTGTCAGTCGAGGACACAAttagaaaatatcaaaagtaaaaatgtcaacagcATGTCATTAAAAAGTGACATGAAGGGAGtagctttaaaaacatctttgtaAAGTAACCTCTCAGTGAATTGGCAACctataatgatgataatatggtGTAGAGAGaatattaatttgtttattttagtcatacattttattttagtgaaGTTTATGATTATTAAACTCCAAATTCACTCAGATTAAGGCATTTGACTCTTGAGTCAAATGAGTATTTGCCTGGTGAATAAAGgcagtctgtctgtgcatgACTTGTACAACAGGTCTGCAACACTCATGTTACATTAGTATCTCTATTGCGAGTGGTTCTTGCGTGAGGACCAATGAGCCTCTGAAAGCGCTAAATGCTTCTAACACTCCAGTCACTTGGGTAGAAAAACACCCTCTGAAGACATCCGTATTCATTACAACATCTCATACCCGTTTATACACACAATATCTTCTCACCATTAAGGCCTTGTCCATGTAGTACTCGCGTCCGGGGCTGCCATCGTTATACTTTGTATCCACAGCGAAGCAAAGGAAGAGAACATCGACCACATtctcaaagacagaaaggaagCAGTGAGCCACCAGATaggcaaacagacagacgaTGAGGAGAGGCAGGACCCACACGGTGTAGTCCTTCTGGTAGTTCAGAGCCAGGACGCCAGCAAAAGCTGTGCAGGAGACTATGAGCACCTAAGAGTGAAGATATAAGAGTTGGAGAACATTAAGGTGGGGGcaatctctttttaaaaaactacagAATATGTCTCTGTGAAGTACCTTTCCTAAGAAGAGGACAAAGTCGCCCACAGTGTTGATGGCAGCCACTCGGAGGGCGTTCTCCACCAGGATGAGGAATGCTTCACGGGCGGAGGTGCAGAAACTGGTGCTATTGATAGCTGTCGCAGTGTAAGCATTCTGAAATAATGTGATATGGACACTGTAAATATTTGGGATCCTTCTTCCACTCTGAGGTATACTAGATTTTCTTCCTTCACCGACCTGACATGACTTACTTGATTTAAGTATGCAAGACACTTCTCAAGACAccacaaacagcagacacaagCTTTCAGCATGCAGCGAGCACAGGCGTTTtcctacaaaaaaaaagacaaaatgcgTTAAAAtataagttttaaaatgtacaaataattGAGAGTTATAGGCTTAACATAAGGTTGTAATTGAGTTTTGagattgtgacattttaaaataaactttgcATAATTTCACACAGCTCACCTTTCCTTTGAGCTTGCTGTGAATGTATGTTAAGATGAGACGAGGAATCTTAACAAGCGTGATGATGAAGGAGCCTTTGGCCAGAGTACCCAGATGGTAGCGGATGGTTCGGGccatggaggagaggatgggagTAACTGGCATCTGAGATTTATTCCTTTagacacagaaagacaggtATGATTGAAACTCAATCATCAAAGGAATGTGACAGCAAAGACAGCATTACACCTTTCATgtgataaaatacaaattattttctgttgtttaccTTGTGAAGTAGTATGTCACCACAGCTCCAGCAATTGTCATCTGCTGGAAGGCCAGAATGAACTCACTGATCCAGATGAGACCCACAACGTGGTACCACACCAGGAACTGAAGAGGCCCCTGCATTTCATATTCAACCACACCTGTAGAGTTGTTCTTTATCGGTGTCCCTGTGAGGGAATACCAACGTGAATTTGGGTCACATATTTTACAGATCAGTCAGTGTAATTTTACATGGGAGCTAAAACATATGAATCTACTATACGTCCATCTGTATTTCCTGAATTCTTATGCAAACAAGAGCAACAAATACTGAAATTTACTTAAGGGGGATCTCTTGCAAAAACACATATCTCAATTTGTATTCACTATAACTATACTAaatcatgttttctgtgtgcacTACGGGGGGAATCAATCACACAGGTGTTTGTTTAATAATTTATAGAATGGCTTTTATCTTGTTTCTGCAAATTAAGTCTTCACTTGTAATGAATGTGTGACTGCATCAAGCAACTTGTCACCCCTGTTCTTCATCAACTTAAAACTCTCCTTATCATTTGGTCTTTTGTAGGGAGTTGAACACAGTTGacaacatcaacacacagtACCGTATTTTCTAAACTCATGACTCTGACACTTTTACTATAATTAACATTGTGTAACATCTCCTCCTAATAATATTTTTCACACATCTAAGAAGTTGAAACAAAGTGCAGAATTTCATTTAACTTATCTAACCAAAAGAAGTATCTTAGGAAATCACATGTGCTCTTGGTCtcagtaaacaaataaaaatgctgttatTTTACACTATATCactttatgtatttaaaatgaccAAGGTATTTTAATTCTGCATCAGTCCGACAGTTTGacttgcattttacatttttcttttactgagAACATATTGCACTGATGCAATGAGCATCACACGATGGAATAAGTTATTAAATGGGATGTTCTGACTTTATTTGTGCTCGCCCTTTTCCTCTGAATTAAAAGTcaactgtaaaaaaagaagaaaaagaaaaaagagagaagtggGAGAAGTTGCTCTTTGACTCCATCCTCCAACATCACGAGACTGGCACAAGATTCCAAATGTGGGATGTTCAGTCAAGccacaaaacagagacaaaatgtCACTGAGTAACAAACTTAAGATTCTTGTTTGGGAGTGTTACCACAAACACATGAGATGATAAAAACTAGTCTGTGCTCTGCAGATCATGCACACACCAAAAAATCTGACAAACGAATGAACTACAAGTACCTGAAGTCCCGAGGAAGAGGAGCACAGTGACCCAGTACACCCAGAAGAGCATGAGGCAGATGAAGGTCCAGAAAGGCTGCAGGGCCAGCAGGGGAAGGTGGATGAACACTTTACCAGCCACATGGAACAGGGAGATGGTGAGAGCCACACGCTTCCTCATGATGAACATCACTATCAAGAGAACTACCTGGAGGGTTAGACAAGGAACAGTGAGCTAAAGAAATCACTGAAATGAGCAAGTTTgggaattaattttaaaaacagaaacctTCTCTGTACAAAGACATAACTCTATGTATCCTATTTAACCATGTCTAAACCCCACAGGCTTTTTTATTTAGTACTAAACTGCTGTATTTTATGTACTAAACATATTTTACTCTCTGATATAAGATAAGCTCTATCAGCAAATGCATGCAAAATGACATTCCCGGTGCACTCAGACATACCGTGAAAATAGTAGCACCGATTGAATACACAAGCAAGGCCTTAACATTGTCTGCAGCCACTTCTTTCCCAAATACTGATAAAGTGCTATTATTGAGGGCTTTCCTGTGATCCACATAGAGCCACCAGAGGACGCCTGTCCCACCTGCAAAAGACCAGAGCAGAGTTCAAAAATaacctgaacaaaaaaaaaacatcctgttcTCTTGTTATGTATCAGCATTATGTAATTTAAGAGTGACACAATAAAACTctgaatattttcaaatgtcaaaaatgaatTAGCCAGAAAGGTGTAAAGTTATGCAGATCAAATCAGGCACTGCCCTCCCATTCATTTTAAGTAAGGGCAGTGTGCCTAGGCTGTGTCGGTGCAAGCCGCAGgggatgttaaaaaaaaagctgaaccAGATTCAAATGCAATAGCAATCACATCTATCCTTAACATGTATGTTGCTCTAGAAAGTTACCTATAGAGCCGATGATTACCAGAATGGTTAGAATCCACACCAGCACTTTGGAGATGTAGCGGATGACAACCATCATGATCAGGGACAGaactgagagaaaacaaagtgcATCATATGAGTATATTAAACACTGATTACATGGACAAAGTTAAATCAAGCTGCAGAAAAAGTGCTGATTTTATGGTATCTGCCGGTGAAATATTGCTTAAtcttaaacataaataaaacgcACTGAACTATTAAGCCATGGGTTTGCTTTTCATTTAGACAGTAATTGAATGAGAAAAGTCCACACGCCCCATGTGGGGAATCTCTGTTCTGCCATGAATCATGTAGCGTTGACAATCACTTTAAGCAAACAGAGAGATCAAACAGCTTAGATAAAAGATGTCTAAATCAGTTCTGTCTTTTTTGCTGTACCAGTGGGAGGAGTTAGAGCAGACCTTAAATTTCATGCCTGTGGGCTAAGCTTCAGGGAACACAACGGCAGGAACCACTCAGACATTTCCTGTTATtctaaaggggaaaaaaatagctTCCATTTCCGAATGTTGCCTTCCTACTGAATTCTCATGAGCAATTATGGCTGTGCAGTGGGAGCagcagaaaataagaaacataCCAGTATTTTGTCATTGGATATTCACTGAAAATATCCACATGCATTATTGTAAACCAGATGTAACCGTGTGTTATACCTAAAGCCAGCAAACAAAGGAGCATGATGATTTCCTTGCTGGCCATGACCCCTGCAACGACCCGGCGCAGCACGCTGTTGTCACTGACGAATGTGACGAACGCCTGCGCAAATTCAGCGTAGCAGCCGATATCCACAGGAATGCAGCGGTGGAAGACTGGGAGAGACTTactgaaaacaggacaaaaatgaagaacatgtattcattcattttcaatggGTAGTAATTCGTGTGTAAGTGGATCAGCCAACAGTACATAACTGTGTCAAACTTTGTTCTGGAATTAActactgaaataaataaaaaataaagtaatgacTAACTGAATGATTGAGTGgtagtgttt containing:
- the LOC140999694 gene encoding choline transporter-like protein 1; this encodes MGCCSSTEGKRDWKPLEEHSCTDIPWLIIFTLFCIGMACICGYPIATGAASRLISGYDSYGNTCGRNNTKIEGVPLSGRDMKENKYVFFLDPCNLDLINRKIKSIALCVSKCPAAELKTYSDLKQFALNNGSQLCSYEISPTRYPSHSERYTKCPKLPVPPSKSLPVFHRCIPVDIGCYAEFAQAFVTFVSDNSVLRRVVAGVMASKEIIMLLCLLALVLSLIMMVVIRYISKVLVWILTILVIIGSIGGTGVLWWLYVDHRKALNNSTLSVFGKEVAADNVKALLVYSIGATIFTVVLLIVMFIMRKRVALTISLFHVAGKVFIHLPLLALQPFWTFICLMLFWVYWVTVLLFLGTSGTPIKNNSTGVVEYEMQGPLQFLVWYHVVGLIWISEFILAFQQMTIAGAVVTYYFTRNKSQMPVTPILSSMARTIRYHLGTLAKGSFIITLVKIPRLILTYIHSKLKGKENACARCMLKACVCCLWCLEKCLAYLNQNAYTATAINSTSFCTSAREAFLILVENALRVAAINTVGDFVLFLGKVLIVSCTAFAGVLALNYQKDYTVWVLPLLIVCLFAYLVAHCFLSVFENVVDVLFLCFAVDTKYNDGSPGREYYMDKALMEYVENSKKMGRYGPGDGDGRELKSMARGGTVA